The proteins below are encoded in one region of Paenibacillus sp. YYML68:
- a CDS encoding DUF192 domain-containing protein codes for MRLVVRESGIQLAETIMEALTFGRRLRGLMLTASLPEGCGLLLRPCRSVHTFLMKYAIDVVHLDEEERIVGLEHELRPGRIGAVFAGTRSVVELPAGTLRRSGGIEVGQTVQWLHHYTNRRRLL; via the coding sequence GTGAGGCTGGTCGTTCGGGAGAGCGGAATACAGCTAGCAGAGACAATTATGGAAGCGTTAACATTCGGTCGGCGGCTGCGCGGGCTCATGCTGACAGCTTCCTTGCCCGAAGGGTGCGGACTGCTCCTTCGGCCGTGCAGGTCGGTGCATACGTTCTTAATGAAGTACGCGATCGATGTTGTACATCTGGATGAAGAGGAACGCATCGTAGGGCTGGAGCATGAATTGAGGCCGGGACGCATCGGGGCTGTATTCGCCGGGACTCGCTCGGTTGTCGAGCTTCCGGCTGGCACGTTGAGGCGAAGCGGCGGGATTGAAGTCGGACAGACTGTGCAATGGTTACACCACTACACGAATCGGAGGCGATTGCTATGA
- a CDS encoding TadE/TadG family type IV pilus assembly protein, with amino-acid sequence MIREEKGQSLVEFALLLPIMLLLLCGIVDLGRLLFAYSSLNLTAQETVRLGGLGRSDADMREYARSQVRVGDGSSLSVQITPSEASRRSGQNVTVTLSYSLPLITPIMTQIIPAPVLAAQSTIRVE; translated from the coding sequence ATGATCAGGGAGGAGAAGGGTCAGTCATTGGTCGAGTTCGCTCTGCTACTACCGATCATGCTATTGCTGCTGTGCGGTATTGTCGATCTGGGCAGGCTGCTGTTCGCCTACTCCAGTCTGAACTTGACGGCGCAGGAGACGGTGCGACTCGGAGGACTCGGTCGCAGCGATGCGGATATGAGGGAGTATGCGAGAAGTCAGGTGCGGGTGGGAGACGGTTCCAGCCTAAGCGTGCAGATTACGCCTAGCGAGGCGAGCCGCAGGTCCGGTCAGAACGTGACGGTCACGCTATCTTACTCGCTGCCGCTCATTACGCCAATTATGACGCAGATCATTCCGGCCCCGGTGCTTGCAGCCCAATCTACGATACGTGTGGAATGA
- a CDS encoding DUF6526 family protein: protein MSTSTAQNYSNHRKLDPPYHYVLAPVSLIVLIASIMNVFMNGMSLHTLIVLGLALAVSLIAALVRLYATKLQDRIIRHEESFRHYRLTGLLLDGRLTSGQIIALRFASDEEYPALCAKAAEAGMKPDEIKRSIAQWRADHHRV, encoded by the coding sequence ATGAGCACGTCCACTGCTCAGAACTACAGCAATCACCGCAAGCTAGATCCGCCGTATCACTATGTACTGGCACCTGTATCCCTCATCGTACTTATTGCTTCCATTATGAATGTGTTTATGAATGGAATGAGTCTTCACACGCTGATTGTGTTAGGTCTTGCGCTTGCCGTCTCGCTTATAGCGGCGCTCGTGCGTCTGTACGCAACGAAGCTGCAGGATCGGATTATTCGTCACGAAGAGAGCTTCCGGCACTATCGGTTGACAGGATTGCTGCTGGATGGGAGACTGACGAGCGGGCAGATCATTGCGCTGCGATTCGCAAGTGACGAGGAGTATCCAGCGCTGTGTGCGAAGGCGGCTGAGGCTGGCATGAAGCCTGATGAGATTAAGAGATCTATTGCACAGTGGCGGGCGGATCATCATCGCGTATAG
- the ahpC gene encoding alkyl hydroperoxide reductase subunit C, with amino-acid sequence MSLIGTEVLPFKAQAYHNGKFIEVTEADFKGKWSVVCFYPADFTFVCPTELEDLQNQYEELKSLGVEVYSVSTDTHFTHKAWHDSSEAIGKITYIMIGDPAHTISRNFDVLIEADGLADRGTFIIDPDGVIQTVEISAGGIGRDASILVSKIKAAQYVRNNPGEVCPAKWQEGSATLKPSLDLVGKI; translated from the coding sequence ATGTCACTTATTGGAACTGAAGTATTACCGTTCAAGGCGCAGGCGTATCACAATGGCAAGTTCATCGAGGTCACGGAAGCGGATTTCAAAGGAAAGTGGAGCGTTGTGTGCTTCTATCCGGCGGATTTCACATTCGTATGCCCAACTGAGCTTGAGGATCTGCAAAATCAATATGAAGAGCTGAAGTCGCTCGGCGTTGAAGTATACTCGGTATCGACAGATACACACTTCACGCACAAGGCTTGGCATGACAGCTCTGAGGCGATCGGCAAAATTACGTACATCATGATCGGCGACCCGGCGCACACGATCTCCCGTAACTTCGACGTACTGATCGAGGCTGACGGTCTTGCAGATCGCGGCACGTTCATCATCGATCCGGACGGTGTGATCCAGACGGTGGAGATCAGCGCAGGCGGTATCGGCCGCGACGCGAGCATCCTCGTGAGCAAGATCAAGGCGGCTCAATACGTGCGCAACAATCCAGGCGAGGTATGCCCAGCGAAGTGGCAGGAAGGCTCTGCAACGCTGAAGCCTAGTCTTGACCTCGTAGGTAAAATATAA
- a CDS encoding Flp family type IVb pilin yields MMNKLRGLWNDEQGQGMTEYGLVLGLIAVAVVAALIALRGHIVSLFDNAEATVNTGVTEMSTTP; encoded by the coding sequence ATGATGAACAAGCTGAGAGGTCTGTGGAATGATGAGCAAGGTCAAGGGATGACAGAGTATGGTCTGGTGCTCGGACTGATCGCGGTAGCGGTCGTAGCTGCACTCATCGCGCTGCGCGGACATATCGTGAGCCTATTCGATAATGCGGAGGCAACGGTCAATACAGGTGTGACGGAGATGTCGACGACGCCGTAA
- a CDS encoding diguanylate cyclase: MRIWKRTGNSLTAKLSLTIIVCILLVIVIFASVFSTISKQWIIEQLDYSTKQHVTYVSKRMEAEFEYYNMLSTQIIVDPDIREQVITATSSSSAYDKFMARRKIEERLILINVSFQKKATIKIAIRNDWSTMAWYNLIEQGYGKVVWFTKQTEGFESYTTSDVMVLGRALRDLNTAQTLGVILIEVDRRELMQELSPLTETLKGDYAVVDATGQVVLSSQGDISPFMEALTMLDRTSFGSEEIAVTRTKRESLYFSHPGLDEWTLITKVNTDELTQAADKVWSVAAMLSLVALLAAGTVGLVSTRKISKPLIKLSSLMRIGSSGNLSIRSAYQSNDEIGHVSDSFNKLMEQMSDLVGQRIEDARIQTKYELERQQSEQSEQLKSALLAVASTLDLEQVLRIAVERMSDFVPYTRGSVCLLENDAIAAQAVQAGGRRAAVFSSLRQELRPGSAAYEAYHSMEPVVMKDPRCAEGSYRLAVPLLSRSRIVGMLEFVSRHEYSQKEYDTILIYAAQIAVSIENACMYSTMTEMAVKDGLTGLYNRRYFIQVAEEQVQQAEAGSRQLALLLFDIDHFKKVNDTYGHPAGDLVLQHVAQGVKAVVGAAGICARYGGEEFAVVLPECSVSEAAALAEQIRSSIAAQSVVTDGVIIRVTVSLGLSVWSHEKQSLNELLKTADEALYRAKSNGRNQVCCSA, translated from the coding sequence ATGCGGATATGGAAACGAACTGGAAATTCATTGACAGCTAAGCTCAGCCTGACGATTATTGTGTGTATTCTGCTGGTCATAGTCATCTTCGCCTCCGTCTTCTCGACGATCTCCAAGCAGTGGATTATTGAGCAGCTGGACTACAGCACGAAGCAGCATGTTACGTATGTGAGCAAGCGGATGGAAGCGGAATTCGAGTATTATAATATGCTGTCGACCCAAATCATTGTAGATCCTGACATCCGCGAGCAAGTGATCACCGCGACGAGCTCTAGCAGTGCTTATGATAAGTTCATGGCCCGCCGAAAAATTGAAGAGCGGCTTATTCTCATTAATGTCTCGTTTCAGAAGAAGGCAACGATAAAAATCGCGATACGCAATGACTGGAGTACGATGGCTTGGTACAATCTTATCGAGCAAGGCTACGGTAAGGTTGTATGGTTCACCAAACAAACGGAAGGCTTCGAGTCGTACACGACGTCTGATGTCATGGTGCTGGGCCGTGCACTGCGCGATCTTAATACGGCGCAGACGCTAGGCGTCATTCTTATTGAGGTCGATCGACGGGAGCTGATGCAGGAGCTTAGTCCGCTTACCGAGACGTTGAAGGGCGATTACGCCGTCGTGGATGCGACGGGTCAGGTCGTGTTGTCCTCGCAGGGAGATATATCTCCATTCATGGAAGCGCTAACTATGCTCGATCGGACGAGCTTCGGTTCAGAGGAGATCGCTGTGACGAGAACGAAGCGGGAGAGCCTGTATTTCAGCCATCCCGGTCTTGATGAATGGACCTTGATTACCAAGGTGAATACCGATGAGCTGACACAGGCTGCGGATAAGGTATGGTCGGTTGCTGCGATGCTGTCTCTCGTTGCGCTGCTCGCAGCAGGGACGGTCGGTCTCGTCTCGACGCGCAAGATCAGCAAGCCGCTCATCAAGCTGAGCTCGCTCATGCGCATTGGCTCCTCGGGTAACCTGAGCATACGCAGCGCCTATCAATCGAACGATGAGATCGGGCACGTAAGCGACAGCTTCAACAAGCTGATGGAGCAGATGAGCGATCTCGTCGGACAGCGCATCGAGGATGCGCGCATTCAGACGAAGTATGAGCTGGAGCGGCAGCAGTCGGAGCAGTCGGAGCAGCTGAAGAGTGCTCTGCTCGCAGTAGCTTCAACGTTAGATCTTGAACAGGTGCTGCGGATTGCCGTCGAGCGGATGAGTGACTTCGTACCGTACACGCGAGGGAGCGTCTGTCTGCTCGAGAACGATGCGATTGCCGCTCAAGCTGTGCAGGCCGGTGGTCGTCGAGCCGCCGTATTCTCCAGTTTAAGGCAAGAGCTTCGACCGGGCTCCGCTGCATACGAGGCTTACCATAGTATGGAGCCGGTTGTGATGAAGGACCCGCGATGTGCGGAAGGCTCGTATCGACTTGCAGTGCCACTGTTGTCCCGCAGCCGCATCGTTGGCATGCTGGAGTTCGTATCCAGGCATGAGTATAGTCAGAAGGAGTATGATACGATCCTCATCTATGCCGCGCAAATTGCAGTGTCCATCGAGAATGCATGCATGTACTCCACAATGACCGAGATGGCGGTGAAGGATGGGCTTACCGGCTTGTATAACCGCAGATATTTCATCCAGGTCGCCGAGGAGCAGGTGCAGCAGGCCGAAGCTGGCAGCCGTCAGCTGGCGCTTCTCTTGTTCGATATTGATCACTTCAAGAAGGTGAACGATACGTATGGTCATCCGGCCGGGGATCTGGTGCTGCAGCATGTCGCACAGGGCGTGAAGGCTGTGGTCGGCGCCGCGGGTATATGCGCAAGGTACGGCGGCGAGGAATTCGCGGTTGTGCTGCCGGAATGCTCGGTGTCGGAGGCGGCGGCACTTGCGGAGCAGATTCGCAGCTCAATAGCTGCGCAGAGCGTCGTCACCGATGGCGTCATCATCCGCGTGACCGTCAGTCTCGGCTTATCCGTATGGTCGCACGAGAAGCAGTCGCTCAATGAGCTGCTGAAGACCGCCGATGAGGCGCTGTATAGGGCGAAGAGCAATGGACGCAACCAGGTATGCTGCTCGGCTTAG
- a CDS encoding GNAT family N-acetyltransferase — protein MNWKIASVTIEPIKLEQIENVLQFVTAVREEVFPMLPVGQVPVDMQKLEQTYIDSEAAIFLVAAAEDGSILGTVGVVTYDDRIQQVKGRYRLERTAEIVRCYVHAAARRTGIGSMLVREALRFSEQHGYEQLYLHTQRFLPGAVGFWERHGFTIVCEETDDWQTVHMERGYL, from the coding sequence ATGAACTGGAAGATAGCATCAGTAACGATCGAGCCGATCAAGCTCGAGCAGATCGAGAACGTACTGCAATTTGTAACGGCAGTGCGCGAAGAGGTGTTCCCAATGCTACCAGTTGGGCAAGTACCCGTTGACATGCAGAAGCTGGAGCAGACATATATAGATTCCGAAGCTGCTATATTCCTCGTGGCTGCTGCGGAGGACGGCTCGATCCTCGGAACCGTCGGTGTCGTCACGTATGACGATCGGATCCAGCAGGTGAAGGGGCGCTATAGGCTGGAGCGCACCGCTGAGATTGTTCGCTGTTATGTGCATGCTGCGGCGCGGCGGACCGGGATAGGCTCGATGCTTGTTCGCGAGGCGCTTCGCTTCAGCGAGCAGCACGGGTATGAGCAGCTGTACTTACATACGCAGCGGTTCTTGCCGGGGGCCGTCGGCTTCTGGGAGCGACATGGCTTCACCATTGTGTGCGAGGAGACCGACGATTGGCAGACGGTGCACATGGAGCGAGGCTATCTGTGA
- the ahpF gene encoding alkyl hydroperoxide reductase subunit F, with the protein MVLEADIKAQLNQYLQLMEGDVLLKVSAASDAVSTEMLALVEELASMSSRIKVERVELERTPSFSVNRAGEAADTGVVFAGIPLGHEFTSLVLALLQVSGRAPKVEQDVIDQIKSIRGEYKFESYISLSCHNCPDVVQALNLMSILNPGITHTMIDGAAYKDEVESKQVMAVPTVYLNGEVFGSGRMTIEEIVAKLVDAPDASVFSSKEPFDVLVVGGGPAGASAAIYAARKGIRTGIVAERFGGQVMDTVGIENFISVKYTEGPKLAASLEEHVKEYNVDVMKLQRAKRLEKKDLIEVELENGAVLKSKTVILSTGARWRNVGVPGEQEFKNKGVAYCPHCDGPLFAGKRVAVIGGGNSGVEAAIDLAGIVSHVTVLEFNSELKADAVLQDRLNSLPNATVLTNVQTKEITGTDKVNGITYIDRATQEEHHVELEGVFVQIGLVPNTDWLGDSLERNRIGEIVVDSHGATTLPGVFAAGDCTNNPYKQIIISMGSGANAALGAFDYLIRN; encoded by the coding sequence ATGGTACTCGAAGCAGATATTAAAGCACAATTAAATCAATACCTCCAGCTGATGGAAGGCGACGTGCTGCTGAAGGTCAGCGCGGCATCTGATGCCGTATCGACCGAGATGCTGGCGCTCGTGGAGGAGCTCGCGAGCATGTCGAGCCGTATTAAGGTGGAGCGGGTAGAGCTCGAGCGTACGCCGAGCTTCAGCGTGAACCGTGCGGGTGAGGCGGCAGATACAGGAGTCGTGTTCGCAGGCATTCCGCTCGGTCATGAGTTCACATCGCTCGTGCTGGCGCTGCTGCAGGTGAGCGGAAGAGCGCCGAAGGTCGAGCAGGATGTAATCGATCAGATCAAGAGCATCCGCGGCGAGTACAAGTTCGAGTCGTACATCAGCCTGAGCTGCCATAACTGCCCGGATGTCGTGCAGGCGCTCAACCTGATGAGTATTCTGAACCCAGGCATTACGCATACGATGATCGATGGCGCTGCTTATAAGGATGAGGTCGAGAGCAAGCAGGTGATGGCCGTACCGACGGTCTACTTGAACGGCGAGGTGTTCGGCAGCGGCCGGATGACGATCGAGGAGATCGTAGCGAAGCTCGTCGATGCGCCGGATGCTTCCGTGTTCTCGAGCAAGGAGCCGTTCGATGTGCTCGTTGTCGGCGGCGGTCCTGCTGGTGCGAGCGCAGCGATCTATGCGGCGCGTAAGGGCATTCGCACAGGCATCGTAGCGGAGCGCTTCGGCGGTCAGGTGATGGATACGGTTGGGATTGAAAACTTCATTAGCGTGAAGTATACGGAAGGTCCTAAGCTCGCGGCGAGCCTTGAGGAGCACGTGAAGGAGTACAACGTCGATGTGATGAAACTGCAGCGTGCGAAGCGTCTGGAGAAGAAGGACCTCATCGAGGTCGAGCTTGAGAACGGCGCTGTGCTGAAGAGCAAGACGGTCATCCTGAGCACAGGCGCGCGCTGGCGCAACGTTGGGGTGCCGGGCGAGCAGGAGTTCAAGAACAAGGGCGTGGCGTATTGCCCGCATTGCGACGGTCCGCTGTTCGCAGGCAAGCGTGTCGCGGTTATCGGCGGAGGCAACTCCGGCGTCGAGGCCGCTATTGACTTGGCAGGTATCGTCAGCCACGTAACGGTGCTGGAGTTCAATTCGGAGCTGAAGGCCGATGCGGTGCTGCAGGATCGTCTGAACAGCCTACCGAACGCAACGGTGCTAACGAATGTGCAGACGAAGGAAATTACGGGCACCGACAAGGTGAATGGTATTACGTACATCGACCGCGCTACGCAAGAGGAGCACCATGTGGAGCTCGAGGGTGTATTCGTTCAGATCGGTCTTGTGCCGAACACGGATTGGCTCGGCGACTCGCTTGAGCGCAACCGCATTGGCGAGATCGTCGTCGACAGCCACGGTGCAACGACACTGCCCGGCGTCTTCGCCGCGGGCGATTGCACGAACAATCCATACAAGCAGATCATTATCTCGATGGGCTCCGGCGCGAACGCGGCGCTCGGCGCATTCGATTATTTGATTCGGAATTAG
- a CDS encoding stalk domain-containing protein, producing MTLLPAAAAEAQLASNVEAQASSMATQSGPITSKEEAVERARRLTWIPSDAVMSEPQYWDSQAGPAWRISFTQAGAAEGGNSPFRLEISLSGADGSLLMLSSTKKLEATAPDADRIAVSFEEASEIARSYIDGLDLGLDTEWALDPYPESEYSTRGQDKSLHKLRFQRIVNGIPFDQNRFTVWVNAVGSVVSYDVYWSASTFAEPANILSLQEAQVKLLEEADLVLSYGYIADGQPRPVYTLATSIMDAVDGSYPDNRNVPNPYPSSGQMKPLSAEILEPLTSNGIASEVTQLARIRQVLGLADDDALELRKQDISSGIYMVAYPSKTDGSLREASLIVDNLTGQLDDFQYYDWANYSWVTEPKVSEQEAKAKAESFLRQAVPAYMNQLAHYKTELTISKDNTTTQPEYRMEYIRVANGIPFRNQLVEVVVHAYTGELMRMNAHLHAAAYPPDQAPVMSKEKARRLLLSLYDVRVTYASERVFEAKLYYELMLKPTVPRFYTGAAPSLDSLSGEWRNYIGEPIVGPLPPPESGNWVEELLSSPEYIQYTAGVVMDDVPLYLVHEPVIRDGSTLVPVRELLERMGAEVRWDADTRQIIIAKGSTRIELKLDDAAAVMNGELHQLEVPAQLVDSSTYIPIRAVAEALGAKVEWEAESRLIRIGTNGELSLPTEASLRQWRLEHQRHWEATGSRQAIERSGDKTDSKSSMKRSLTAMEALRLGYEEAKRHTDEEPLLIHMTSIDDTALQQVRSDGQDGKRSAWSLSFGSAKGNIHIRIAIRNGELSVDRVAKDDTNSLQKGMYVISDIHIDSSRAVQRSIEAMGMRPGDPEVADDWMKGYHFEIAGFHTAPHSSSTRLMLRVIGISPNSPGRMGESLRMIVFFDGKTGEMLNASDMTGYDENGRTMWREVEF from the coding sequence ATGACATTGCTGCCCGCTGCCGCAGCAGAGGCGCAGCTCGCAAGTAACGTTGAAGCTCAGGCGTCCTCTATGGCGACGCAGTCAGGGCCGATTACGAGCAAGGAGGAGGCGGTTGAGCGGGCAAGACGACTCACCTGGATCCCTTCGGATGCGGTCATGAGTGAGCCGCAATATTGGGACTCTCAAGCAGGTCCTGCTTGGAGAATCAGCTTCACTCAAGCTGGAGCGGCGGAAGGAGGAAACTCACCATTCAGGCTTGAGATCTCACTCTCAGGCGCTGACGGGTCGCTACTGATGCTCTCTAGTACCAAGAAGCTCGAAGCTACTGCACCGGATGCGGATCGTATAGCGGTAAGCTTCGAAGAGGCGTCGGAAATTGCACGTTCGTATATAGATGGACTGGACTTGGGACTCGACACCGAATGGGCGCTTGATCCGTACCCGGAGTCTGAATACAGCACTCGTGGGCAAGACAAGTCGTTACATAAGCTGCGCTTTCAGCGAATAGTGAACGGCATTCCGTTCGATCAGAACCGATTCACGGTGTGGGTCAATGCTGTGGGCAGCGTCGTGTCGTATGATGTGTACTGGTCGGCCTCGACGTTCGCTGAACCGGCGAACATTCTCTCCCTGCAGGAGGCTCAAGTGAAGCTGCTGGAGGAGGCGGACCTGGTTCTCTCCTATGGGTATATAGCTGACGGTCAACCACGTCCTGTATATACCTTGGCTACGTCTATTATGGACGCTGTAGACGGCTCATACCCGGATAATCGTAATGTGCCGAATCCGTATCCAAGCAGCGGTCAGATGAAGCCGCTCAGCGCAGAGATCTTGGAGCCGCTGACAAGTAACGGAATCGCCTCAGAGGTGACGCAGCTTGCGCGTATTCGTCAAGTGCTGGGGCTTGCGGACGATGATGCGTTGGAGCTTCGCAAGCAGGATATCTCGAGTGGGATATATATGGTTGCTTATCCATCTAAGACTGACGGCAGCTTGCGGGAGGCGTCTCTGATCGTGGATAATTTGACAGGACAGCTTGATGACTTTCAGTATTACGACTGGGCGAACTACAGCTGGGTGACGGAGCCGAAGGTATCGGAGCAAGAGGCGAAGGCGAAGGCCGAGTCGTTCCTGCGTCAGGCGGTGCCTGCTTATATGAACCAGCTTGCCCATTACAAGACGGAGCTGACCATCTCTAAGGACAATACAACGACTCAGCCGGAGTACCGAATGGAATATATTCGTGTCGCTAATGGTATTCCTTTCCGAAATCAACTAGTGGAGGTCGTCGTTCATGCGTACACCGGTGAGCTCATGAGAATGAACGCCCATCTGCATGCCGCTGCCTACCCGCCAGACCAAGCACCGGTTATGTCTAAGGAGAAGGCCAGAAGGCTGCTGCTCTCGCTGTATGATGTGCGTGTTACGTATGCCAGTGAGAGAGTGTTCGAGGCGAAGCTGTACTATGAGCTGATGCTGAAGCCGACCGTCCCTCGCTTCTACACGGGAGCGGCGCCTTCTCTCGATAGTCTTAGCGGGGAGTGGAGGAATTATATCGGAGAACCGATAGTGGGGCCGCTTCCTCCACCAGAGAGCGGAAACTGGGTCGAGGAGCTCCTGTCCTCTCCAGAGTATATTCAGTATACGGCAGGAGTGGTGATGGACGACGTGCCGCTCTATCTCGTGCATGAGCCGGTCATCCGCGATGGAAGCACACTCGTGCCGGTTCGCGAGCTGCTGGAGCGGATGGGAGCGGAGGTGCGTTGGGATGCGGATACGCGGCAGATTATCATTGCGAAGGGCTCAACCCGGATTGAGCTGAAGCTGGACGATGCGGCGGCTGTCATGAACGGCGAGCTGCATCAGCTGGAGGTGCCTGCTCAGCTCGTTGATTCGAGCACCTACATTCCGATACGAGCTGTTGCCGAGGCGCTTGGAGCGAAGGTGGAATGGGAGGCCGAGTCGCGGCTGATCCGGATCGGCACGAACGGCGAGCTGTCCCTTCCTACGGAGGCGTCCTTGCGGCAGTGGCGTCTTGAGCACCAGCGGCATTGGGAGGCAACCGGGAGCCGTCAAGCGATCGAGCGATCGGGCGACAAGACGGATAGCAAGTCGAGCATGAAGCGTAGCTTGACTGCAATGGAAGCGCTGCGCCTTGGATATGAGGAAGCCAAGAGGCATACAGACGAAGAGCCATTGTTAATACATATGACTAGCATAGACGACACTGCGCTTCAGCAAGTAAGAAGCGATGGACAGGATGGGAAGAGAAGCGCGTGGAGTTTGTCCTTTGGCAGCGCGAAGGGGAATATCCATATTCGGATTGCCATTCGGAATGGTGAACTGAGCGTCGATCGGGTAGCCAAGGATGATACTAATTCTCTTCAGAAAGGGATGTACGTGATCTCTGATATTCATATCGATTCTTCACGGGCTGTACAGCGATCGATCGAAGCAATGGGGATGCGTCCAGGAGATCCAGAGGTTGCCGATGACTGGATGAAGGGGTACCACTTTGAAATCGCGGGGTTCCACACCGCCCCTCATTCTTCATCCACTCGTCTGATGCTGCGAGTTATTGGGATTTCACCGAATTCTCCGGGCCGCATGGGGGAGAGCTTACGAATGATCGTATTCTTCGATGGGAAGACGGGTGAAATGCTGAATGCGTCCGATATGACAGGGTACGATGAGAATGGGCGTACGATGTGGAGGGAGGTTGAGTTTTGA
- a CDS encoding prepilin peptidase — translation MWQDTVLIVVLIICVVTDIRSRKIYNKVIFPTLVLAVSLHAVHGGWHGLGHSLTGFAVGLGVLLLPYMLGGMGAGDVKLLALVGALKGAMFVLTASVYMALVGAVMALVIVLFKDGFMTRLRFIGYIVVCLRHRMKPQLKGSFSSGTYPYGVAIACGCVASLWLKGWGAG, via the coding sequence ATGTGGCAGGATACCGTGCTGATCGTTGTGCTGATCATCTGTGTGGTCACAGACATAAGAAGTCGTAAAATTTACAACAAGGTCATCTTCCCGACGCTGGTGCTTGCCGTATCGCTGCATGCGGTCCATGGTGGCTGGCATGGTCTAGGTCATTCGCTAACAGGCTTCGCGGTCGGTCTTGGAGTGCTCCTCTTGCCGTATATGCTCGGTGGGATGGGGGCCGGTGATGTGAAGCTGCTGGCGCTCGTCGGTGCACTGAAGGGCGCGATGTTCGTGCTGACTGCCTCGGTCTACATGGCGCTCGTCGGTGCGGTTATGGCGCTTGTGATCGTACTGTTCAAGGACGGGTTCATGACGAGGCTGCGATTCATCGGGTATATCGTCGTCTGCTTGCGGCATCGGATGAAGCCACAGCTGAAGGGTAGCTTCTCCTCGGGGACGTATCCGTATGGCGTGGCGATTGCTTGCGGCTGCGTTGCCTCCTTATGGCTGAAGGGATGGGGAGCGGGATGA
- a CDS encoding DUF3231 family protein, protein MANVSVEAMTSAEMGKLWATYLFNNYSGYVLTVFEHHAADEQIKQLLQRARQLGESNQQAVKQMMQEHQFPIPEGFSQQDIDLSAPPLYTDPFYLYYYTKMASAGLEFYVSTMPLMTQPSIRKLFNGFMTDTIALLNELVDLKMSKGLYVKPPYIPIPERVTYAKSANYLSGFLKEKRSLHALGITSIFNDIQFSYVMHAYLLGFSQVAKNEEIRRYVTRCSSLLSELTMELRTLLEDESIGAGLPTEANVTASTRAPFSDKLMLFMSNQVMSVLIRLLGRSFSETSRHDLSVLYMKQLAKVSTLAQDGMKLLLDQGWFEEPPQSPNRQQLIRQH, encoded by the coding sequence ATGGCGAACGTTTCTGTAGAAGCAATGACTAGCGCAGAGATGGGCAAGCTCTGGGCTACGTACCTGTTCAATAACTATTCTGGCTACGTTCTGACCGTATTTGAGCATCATGCAGCCGATGAGCAGATCAAGCAGCTGCTGCAGCGCGCAAGGCAGCTAGGCGAGAGCAACCAGCAAGCCGTCAAGCAGATGATGCAGGAGCATCAGTTCCCTATACCGGAAGGCTTCAGCCAGCAAGATATAGACTTGAGCGCTCCGCCGCTATATACCGATCCGTTCTATCTATATTATTACACGAAAATGGCATCCGCCGGTCTTGAGTTCTATGTCAGCACTATGCCGCTCATGACGCAGCCTTCCATTCGGAAGCTGTTCAATGGGTTCATGACCGACACGATTGCACTCTTGAATGAGCTGGTCGATCTGAAGATGTCGAAGGGGCTGTATGTGAAGCCGCCCTACATCCCTATCCCGGAGCGTGTGACGTATGCGAAGAGCGCTAATTATTTATCCGGCTTTCTTAAGGAAAAAAGAAGTCTGCATGCGCTCGGCATTACCTCGATATTTAACGATATCCAATTCTCATATGTGATGCATGCGTACTTGCTCGGGTTCAGTCAGGTGGCCAAGAACGAAGAGATTCGGCGTTATGTGACTCGATGCAGCTCGTTGCTCTCCGAGCTTACGATGGAGCTGCGTACATTGCTCGAGGACGAGAGTATCGGAGCCGGACTACCGACGGAGGCGAACGTCACAGCTTCAACCCGTGCCCCATTCTCGGACAAGCTGATGCTGTTTATGAGCAATCAGGTGATGTCCGTCTTGATCCGACTATTAGGTAGATCGTTCTCGGAGACGAGTCGGCACGACCTGTCTGTCTTATATATGAAGCAGCTGGCTAAGGTCAGTACCCTTGCCCAGGATGGCATGAAGCTTCTCTTGGATCAAGGCTGGTTCGAGGAGCCGCCGCAGTCGCCGAATCGACAGCAGCTTATTCGACAACACTAA